In one Myxococcus xanthus genomic region, the following are encoded:
- a CDS encoding MupA/Atu3671 family FMN-dependent luciferase-like monooxygenase, giving the protein MSAAPESPNCFIIGEGTLVVPCAQALTERGVRILGLVTREPALQKWAEEQGVPHVPPGEQALPFLSQAPFDWLFSIVNLSMVKDEILRLPRRMAINFHDGPLPRYAGLNVTSWALLNREPQHGVTWHEMTKGADEGRILKQRLFDIAPGETAFSLNARCYTLGMETFAELAEELVAGTSEAKEQDFAQRSYFGLAQRPEAAGVVDLHGDVDVAHALVSALDYGGYPNPLSFAKVWLGNGPIAISEARRAEPASESAPGTVLDIEGDALTVALQGGDLTLKGPKGLCGAPLSWADVLGARMLARGDALPAAAPELRARLTEVGTQAGKAESFFLRRLETLAPPDLSFLGGSSKDVGTHTLKFEASDLTPGWVTDLPPEERLLFTAMAFLARLSPEPRFDVGYADASTRAHIEGVEGFFASQLPLRIELPMKDAPEQAAGAFRKALTQLRDKGVLARDALGRSAQLSNLQRHGGEVAYPVALRIGAANPAVGGAALVIDVDAQGRHAHLHFDATRVDKARVDDVARQLNAFLASLRDAPGKAVGEHDLLGAEERQLLARWNDTRRDFPRDATLASLFQAQARRTPDDTALICRGTSLTYRELDARAEVLARHLRGAGVGRDVRVGIFMERSLEMMVGVLATHKAGGCYVPLDPAYPAERIAFMEEDAGCHLVLTQERLLSRVPSAAKAVLAVDQQWERIAAAPEAQTPPATPDSLAYVIYTSGSTGKPKGVMIEHRNVVNFGVGMDERLGTERGTWLAVTSLNFDISVLELLWTLTRGFTVVLHAERHDTAQAGKHASRAMEFSLFYFSSDEGERPEGRYDLLMESARFADTNGFCAVWTPERHFHAFGGLFPNPAVTSAALAAVTRNVQLRAGSLVSPLHPTLRIAEDWSVVDNISHGRVGISFAAGWQPNDFALRPETFPDRKRIMFQQIEDVRRLWRGEALETKSGTGHTVKLRTLPRPVQKELPIWVTTAGNPETFEEAARAGCHVLTHLLGQSVEEVAQKIALYRETWAKAGHPGKGTVSLMLHTFVGDSEASVKEVVREPMKSYLRSSVGLIKEAAWSFPAFKAQTTLANGNFGTDHLSAEEMDALLDFSFERYFQSSGLFGSVDACVALVDRLKGLDVDEIACLVDFGVPTELVMKHLPLLAEVRQRANSGVGQPGAEPELDGSIPALMERHAVTHLQCTPSQASMLLAEERSREGLKRLKKMMVGGEAFPVPLARQLSETVSGDVINMYGPTETTIWSSTHPVKNVGEGVPIGTPIANTQFYILDAQQRPLPIGAAGELYIGGEGVVRGYHHRPELDRERFVPDPFSSQPGAQMYRTGDAARWRHDGLVEYIGRLDHQVKVRGFRIELGEIESRLGEHPAVRETVVIVREDIPGDKRLVAYLIAKPGEPPAADALREFLRTRLPEYMVPQSFVTLSTFPQTPNKKVDRKALPPPEQAQARGELVRPEGETEALIASIWQDVLKLDKVGVEDKFVDLGGHSLLMVQVLEKLKAQVEKPLTLVDLFRYPTIRTLSGFLSGDSGEEEALKEVAARGEARAAARRAMQQRRRR; this is encoded by the coding sequence ATGAGCGCGGCTCCGGAGTCGCCCAACTGTTTCATCATTGGCGAGGGCACCCTCGTCGTTCCCTGTGCACAAGCCCTCACCGAGCGCGGCGTCCGGATTCTCGGGCTCGTCACGCGCGAGCCCGCGCTCCAGAAGTGGGCGGAGGAGCAGGGCGTGCCGCACGTGCCGCCCGGCGAGCAGGCCCTGCCCTTCCTGTCCCAGGCGCCTTTCGACTGGCTCTTCAGCATCGTCAACCTGAGCATGGTGAAGGACGAAATCCTGCGCCTGCCCCGGCGCATGGCCATCAACTTCCATGACGGCCCGCTGCCCCGCTACGCCGGACTCAATGTCACGTCGTGGGCGCTGCTGAACCGGGAGCCTCAGCACGGCGTCACGTGGCACGAGATGACGAAGGGCGCGGACGAGGGCCGCATCCTCAAGCAGCGCCTCTTCGACATCGCCCCCGGTGAGACGGCCTTCAGCCTCAACGCCCGCTGCTACACGCTGGGCATGGAGACCTTCGCGGAGCTCGCGGAAGAGCTGGTCGCGGGCACGTCCGAGGCGAAGGAGCAGGACTTCGCGCAGCGCAGCTACTTCGGCCTCGCGCAGCGTCCGGAGGCCGCGGGCGTCGTCGACCTCCACGGAGACGTGGACGTGGCGCACGCGCTGGTATCGGCGCTCGACTACGGCGGCTACCCCAACCCGCTGTCCTTCGCGAAGGTCTGGCTGGGCAACGGGCCCATCGCCATCTCCGAGGCCCGCCGCGCCGAGCCGGCATCCGAGTCCGCCCCGGGCACCGTGCTCGACATCGAGGGTGACGCGCTGACGGTGGCGCTCCAGGGCGGAGACCTCACGCTGAAGGGCCCCAAGGGGCTGTGCGGCGCGCCGCTGTCATGGGCCGACGTGCTCGGCGCTCGAATGCTTGCCCGGGGTGACGCCCTGCCCGCCGCCGCTCCGGAGCTGCGCGCCCGGCTGACCGAGGTGGGCACGCAGGCGGGCAAGGCGGAGTCGTTCTTCCTCCGTCGCCTGGAGACGCTCGCGCCACCGGACCTGTCCTTCCTGGGCGGCAGCTCCAAGGACGTGGGGACGCACACACTGAAGTTCGAGGCCAGCGACCTTACCCCAGGCTGGGTCACGGACCTGCCTCCCGAGGAGCGGCTGCTCTTCACCGCCATGGCTTTCCTGGCGCGCCTGTCCCCCGAGCCCCGCTTCGACGTCGGCTACGCGGATGCGTCCACGCGCGCCCACATCGAAGGCGTGGAAGGCTTCTTCGCCTCGCAGCTCCCGCTGCGCATCGAGCTGCCGATGAAGGATGCGCCGGAGCAGGCCGCGGGTGCCTTCCGCAAGGCGCTGACGCAACTGCGCGACAAGGGCGTGCTCGCGCGCGACGCCCTGGGCCGCTCCGCGCAGCTCTCCAACCTCCAGCGCCACGGCGGCGAAGTGGCGTATCCCGTCGCGCTGCGCATCGGAGCGGCGAACCCCGCCGTGGGTGGCGCGGCGCTCGTCATTGACGTGGACGCGCAGGGCCGACACGCCCACCTGCACTTTGATGCCACGCGCGTGGACAAGGCCCGCGTGGACGACGTGGCGCGGCAGCTCAACGCGTTCCTCGCCTCGCTCCGGGACGCGCCGGGCAAGGCGGTGGGCGAGCATGACCTGCTGGGCGCGGAGGAGCGCCAGTTGCTGGCCCGGTGGAACGACACGCGGCGGGACTTCCCCCGCGACGCCACCCTGGCCTCGCTCTTCCAGGCCCAGGCGCGGCGCACGCCGGACGACACCGCGCTCATCTGCCGGGGCACCTCGCTGACCTACCGCGAACTGGACGCGCGCGCCGAGGTGCTCGCACGGCACCTGCGCGGCGCGGGCGTGGGCCGCGACGTGCGCGTGGGCATCTTCATGGAGCGCTCGCTGGAGATGATGGTGGGCGTGCTGGCCACGCACAAGGCGGGCGGCTGCTACGTGCCGTTGGACCCGGCCTATCCCGCCGAGCGCATCGCTTTCATGGAGGAGGACGCGGGCTGCCACCTGGTGCTCACCCAGGAGCGGCTGCTGTCGCGCGTGCCGTCCGCGGCGAAGGCCGTGCTCGCGGTGGACCAGCAGTGGGAGCGCATCGCCGCCGCGCCGGAGGCCCAGACGCCGCCGGCCACGCCGGACAGCCTGGCCTACGTCATCTACACCTCGGGCAGCACGGGCAAGCCCAAGGGGGTGATGATTGAACACCGCAACGTCGTGAACTTCGGCGTTGGCATGGACGAGCGCTTGGGCACGGAGCGCGGCACCTGGCTGGCGGTGACGAGCCTCAACTTCGACATCTCCGTGCTGGAGCTGCTCTGGACGCTCACGCGCGGCTTCACGGTGGTGCTGCACGCGGAGCGGCACGACACGGCGCAGGCCGGCAAGCACGCCTCGCGCGCCATGGAGTTCAGTCTCTTCTACTTCTCCAGTGATGAAGGCGAGCGTCCCGAGGGACGCTATGACCTGCTCATGGAGAGCGCGCGCTTCGCGGACACGAACGGCTTCTGCGCCGTGTGGACGCCGGAGCGGCACTTCCACGCGTTCGGCGGACTCTTCCCCAACCCGGCGGTGACGTCGGCCGCGCTGGCGGCGGTGACGCGCAACGTGCAGCTTCGCGCCGGCAGCCTCGTGTCGCCGCTGCACCCCACGCTGCGCATCGCCGAGGACTGGTCCGTGGTGGACAACATCTCCCACGGCCGCGTGGGCATTTCGTTCGCCGCGGGCTGGCAGCCCAACGACTTCGCGCTGCGTCCGGAGACCTTCCCGGACCGCAAGCGCATCATGTTCCAGCAGATTGAAGACGTGCGCCGGCTATGGCGTGGCGAGGCGCTGGAGACGAAGAGCGGCACGGGCCACACCGTGAAGCTGCGCACCCTGCCCCGCCCGGTGCAGAAAGAGCTGCCCATCTGGGTCACCACCGCGGGCAACCCGGAGACCTTCGAGGAAGCGGCGCGCGCGGGCTGCCACGTCCTCACCCACCTGCTGGGCCAGTCGGTGGAAGAGGTGGCGCAGAAGATTGCCCTCTACCGGGAGACGTGGGCCAAGGCCGGCCACCCCGGCAAGGGCACCGTGTCGCTGATGCTGCACACCTTCGTCGGTGACTCCGAGGCTTCCGTGAAGGAGGTCGTCCGCGAGCCGATGAAGTCGTACCTCAGGTCGTCGGTGGGCCTCATCAAGGAGGCGGCCTGGAGCTTCCCGGCCTTCAAGGCGCAGACGACGCTGGCCAACGGCAACTTCGGCACCGACCACCTGTCCGCCGAGGAGATGGACGCGCTTCTCGACTTCTCCTTCGAGCGCTACTTCCAGTCCTCCGGCCTGTTCGGCAGCGTGGATGCGTGCGTCGCGCTCGTGGACCGGCTCAAGGGACTGGACGTGGACGAGATTGCCTGCCTCGTGGACTTCGGTGTGCCCACGGAGCTGGTGATGAAGCACCTGCCGCTGCTGGCCGAGGTGCGCCAGCGCGCCAACTCGGGCGTGGGCCAGCCGGGCGCCGAGCCCGAACTCGACGGCTCCATCCCCGCGCTGATGGAGCGTCACGCGGTGACGCATCTCCAGTGCACGCCGTCCCAGGCGAGCATGCTCCTGGCCGAGGAGCGCTCGCGCGAGGGCCTCAAGCGGCTGAAGAAGATGATGGTGGGCGGCGAGGCCTTCCCCGTCCCGCTGGCGCGACAGCTCTCCGAGACGGTGTCCGGCGACGTCATCAACATGTACGGCCCCACCGAGACGACCATCTGGTCCTCCACGCACCCGGTGAAGAACGTGGGCGAAGGCGTCCCTATCGGTACGCCCATCGCGAACACGCAGTTCTACATCCTGGATGCGCAGCAGCGTCCGCTGCCCATTGGCGCGGCGGGTGAGCTGTACATCGGCGGCGAGGGCGTGGTGCGGGGCTACCACCACCGTCCGGAGCTGGACCGCGAGCGCTTCGTGCCGGACCCGTTCTCCTCCCAGCCAGGCGCGCAGATGTACCGCACCGGTGATGCCGCGCGGTGGAGGCACGACGGTCTGGTGGAGTACATCGGCCGGCTGGACCACCAGGTGAAGGTGCGCGGCTTCCGCATCGAGCTGGGCGAAATCGAATCCCGGCTGGGCGAACACCCCGCGGTGCGGGAGACGGTTGTCATCGTCCGCGAGGACATCCCGGGCGACAAGCGGCTGGTGGCCTACCTCATCGCGAAGCCGGGCGAGCCGCCCGCGGCGGACGCGCTGCGCGAGTTTCTGCGCACGAGGCTGCCCGAGTACATGGTGCCGCAGTCCTTCGTGACGCTGAGCACCTTCCCCCAGACGCCGAACAAGAAGGTGGACCGCAAGGCCCTGCCACCTCCGGAGCAGGCGCAGGCGCGCGGTGAGCTGGTCCGGCCGGAAGGCGAGACGGAGGCGCTGATTGCCAGCATCTGGCAGGACGTGCTCAAGCTCGACAAGGTCGGCGTGGAGGACAAATTCGTCGACCTGGGCGGCCACTCGCTGCTGATGGTGCAGGTGCTGGAGAAGCTCAAGGCCCAGGTGGAGAAACCCCTCACGCTGGTGGACCTGTTCCGCTACCCCACCATCCGCACCCTCTCCGGGTTCCTGTCGGGTGACAGCGGCGAGGAAGAAGCGCTCAAGGAAGTCGCGGCGCGCGGTGAGGCCCGGGCCGCGGCTCGCCGGGCGATGCAGCAGCGCCGCCGCCGGTAG
- a CDS encoding ATP-binding cassette domain-containing protein, whose translation MYGSIKIRGARENNLKNVSLDIPKRKITVFTGVSGSGKSSLVFGTIAAESQRLINETYPAFVQQFMPHYGQPDAESLENISAAIIVDQQRLGGNSRSTVATVTDAAQMLRVVFSRLAEPHLGSPGFYSYNDPRGLCSECEGIGQVASMDMDAVIDKSKSLNEGAILPKDYAVDSWYWAIYARSGFFDVDKKLSKYTKEEMEKLLHLDDGRKIKLDKMNLTYEGLVPKLRRTLGAKDPETVQPHVRAEYERIFTRATCPSCKGGRLNQAALGSHIQGKSIAECSAMQVSDLAAFVRKIAAPSVGPMLEALAHRLDNLVTIGLGYLSLDRESSTLSGGESQRVKMVRHLGSSLTDVTYIFDEPSVGLHPHDVGRLAGLMQQLRDKGNTVLIVEHKPDMIAIADHVVDMGPKAGNKGGQVVFEGTYEGLLTSGTLTGNHMKKHQPLKTTPRKPTGQLQIKGARLNNLQDLSVSIPRGVLTVVTGVAGSGKSSLIQGCLPKAYPETIIIDQNLARGSRRSNTATYTGILDNVRKAFAKANKVDAALFSANSKGACPDCSGLGVIYTDLAHLDPMVTVCETCEGKRFTEEVLAHRLRGKSISDVYEMAVSDAVAFFTEPAIAKILQGLDDVGLGYLTLGQPLSTLSGGERQRLKLAAELGRSGNIYVLDEPTTGLHMNDVDTLIGLFDRLVDAGSTVIVIEHNLDVVSRADWVIDLGPGAGHEGGQVVFEGLPAQLAAHPRSLTGQHMARRGKA comes from the coding sequence ATGTACGGCTCCATCAAGATTCGCGGGGCACGCGAGAACAACCTGAAGAATGTCTCGCTCGACATCCCCAAGCGGAAGATCACGGTCTTCACGGGCGTCTCGGGTTCGGGCAAGTCATCCCTGGTTTTCGGCACCATCGCGGCTGAGAGCCAGCGGCTCATCAACGAGACCTATCCGGCCTTTGTGCAACAGTTCATGCCGCACTACGGCCAGCCGGACGCGGAGAGCCTGGAGAACATCTCCGCGGCCATCATCGTGGACCAGCAGCGGCTGGGAGGGAACTCACGCTCCACGGTCGCCACCGTCACCGACGCCGCGCAGATGCTCCGCGTGGTGTTCTCACGCCTCGCCGAGCCGCACCTGGGCAGTCCGGGCTTCTATTCCTACAACGACCCTCGGGGGCTTTGTTCGGAGTGCGAGGGAATCGGTCAGGTCGCGTCCATGGACATGGACGCCGTCATCGACAAGTCCAAGTCCCTCAATGAGGGCGCCATCCTGCCCAAGGACTATGCGGTCGACAGTTGGTACTGGGCCATCTACGCACGCTCGGGCTTCTTCGACGTCGACAAGAAGCTGTCCAAGTACACGAAGGAGGAGATGGAGAAGCTCCTCCACCTGGACGACGGCCGGAAGATCAAGCTCGACAAGATGAACCTCACCTACGAGGGCCTTGTCCCCAAGCTGCGCCGGACGCTGGGTGCCAAGGACCCTGAGACGGTCCAGCCGCACGTCCGCGCCGAATACGAGCGCATCTTCACCCGAGCCACCTGCCCTTCCTGCAAGGGTGGGCGGCTCAACCAGGCAGCGCTCGGCAGCCACATCCAGGGGAAGAGCATCGCGGAGTGCTCCGCGATGCAGGTGTCGGACCTCGCCGCGTTCGTCCGGAAGATTGCCGCTCCGTCCGTGGGGCCCATGCTGGAGGCCCTGGCCCACCGGCTCGACAACCTGGTGACCATTGGCCTGGGGTACCTCAGCCTCGACCGCGAGAGTTCGACGCTGTCGGGTGGAGAGAGCCAGCGGGTGAAGATGGTGCGGCACCTGGGCTCCAGCCTCACCGATGTGACGTACATCTTCGATGAGCCCAGCGTGGGGCTCCACCCGCACGACGTAGGTCGGCTCGCGGGCCTGATGCAGCAACTGCGCGACAAGGGCAACACCGTGCTCATCGTGGAGCACAAGCCGGACATGATTGCCATTGCGGACCATGTGGTCGACATGGGGCCCAAGGCCGGCAACAAGGGTGGACAGGTCGTCTTCGAGGGCACCTACGAGGGGTTGCTGACCTCGGGCACGCTCACGGGCAACCACATGAAGAAGCACCAGCCGCTGAAGACCACGCCTCGAAAGCCCACGGGGCAGCTTCAAATCAAGGGCGCCCGGCTCAACAACCTCCAGGACCTGTCCGTTTCGATTCCGCGAGGTGTGCTCACGGTGGTGACGGGCGTGGCGGGTTCGGGAAAGTCGTCGCTGATTCAGGGCTGCCTGCCCAAGGCGTACCCGGAGACCATCATCATCGACCAGAACCTGGCTCGGGGCTCGCGCCGCTCCAACACCGCCACGTACACCGGCATCCTCGACAACGTCCGCAAGGCCTTCGCCAAGGCGAACAAGGTGGATGCCGCGCTGTTCTCCGCCAACTCGAAGGGTGCTTGCCCGGACTGCAGTGGCCTGGGCGTCATCTACACGGACCTGGCGCACCTGGACCCGATGGTGACCGTCTGCGAGACGTGCGAGGGCAAGCGGTTCACCGAGGAGGTGCTGGCGCACCGGCTGCGCGGCAAGTCCATCAGCGACGTCTACGAGATGGCCGTCAGTGACGCGGTGGCCTTCTTCACCGAACCGGCGATCGCCAAAATCCTCCAGGGGCTGGATGACGTCGGGCTCGGCTACCTCACGCTGGGGCAGCCGCTGTCAACGCTGTCGGGCGGTGAGCGCCAGCGGTTGAAGCTCGCCGCGGAGCTGGGCCGTTCTGGGAACATCTACGTGCTCGATGAGCCCACCACGGGACTGCACATGAACGACGTGGACACGTTGATTGGCCTGTTCGACCGGTTGGTGGATGCCGGGTCGACGGTCATCGTCATCGAGCACAACCTCGACGTGGTGTCCCGCGCGGACTGGGTCATCGACCTGGGGCCCGGCGCCGGGCATGAGGGCGGACAGGTCGTCTTCGAAGGACTTCCGGCTCAGCTCGCCGCGCACCCGCGCTCGCTGACCGGGCAGCACATGGCCCGCCGAGGCAAGGCGTAA
- a CDS encoding TetR/AcrR family transcriptional regulator: protein MSDEISGRGDPLKSLQLLWGRTEAPKRGPKAKASVAELVSAAVTIADAEGLEAVSTRRVAEAVGISPMSFYTHIPGKAELLDLMMDVVSGEILKDRPVFKPADWRANLTRVATDYRDFYLAHPWVIPLATHRTVLGPNTFRSADIALSAIEGLGLTDLEMDRIITLVLDYVHGAVRNAAREKMVKDLTGMTDEEWWYRVAPFLETIDFTPYPVLSRVGKTAGETYGAHDPRGAFAFGLERVLDGLAVLIDGKAPGKKRR, encoded by the coding sequence ATGAGCGACGAGATTTCCGGTCGGGGCGACCCATTGAAATCACTGCAGTTGCTATGGGGACGAACCGAGGCACCGAAGCGCGGCCCGAAGGCGAAGGCCAGCGTCGCGGAGCTGGTGTCAGCCGCCGTCACCATCGCGGATGCCGAGGGGCTCGAAGCGGTCAGCACGCGCCGCGTCGCGGAGGCAGTGGGCATCTCCCCCATGTCGTTCTACACGCACATCCCCGGCAAGGCCGAGCTGTTGGACTTGATGATGGATGTCGTGTCCGGCGAAATCCTGAAGGACCGGCCCGTCTTCAAGCCCGCCGACTGGCGCGCCAACCTGACGCGGGTGGCGACGGACTATCGCGACTTCTACCTGGCCCACCCGTGGGTGATTCCACTCGCGACCCACCGCACTGTGCTGGGCCCGAACACCTTCCGTTCCGCAGACATCGCGTTGAGCGCCATTGAAGGCCTGGGGCTCACGGACCTCGAGATGGACCGGATCATCACCCTGGTCCTCGACTACGTCCACGGCGCGGTCCGCAACGCGGCCCGGGAAAAGATGGTCAAGGACCTGACCGGCATGACGGACGAGGAGTGGTGGTACCGCGTCGCCCCCTTCCTCGAAACCATCGACTTCACGCCCTACCCCGTCCTGTCCCGCGTCGGGAAGACCGCGGGAGAGACCTACGGGGCACACGACCCCAGGGGGGCGTTTGCCTTCGGTCTCGAGCGAGTGCTCGATGGACTGGCGGTACTCATTGACGGAAAGGCACCGGGAAAGAAGCGGCGCTGA